The window CTGATTTAGCAGATTTAAAAGCAAAAGTCCAAAGTTGATTAAGTACTAATTGTCGTAATCCTTATTACTATAAAACTAAAAAACGCATCACTGCCTATTTAAATTTATGTACTTATTTATGTATATGGAAGAAACTACTTTAACAAAACTTATTAAAAAATATTTTAAAGGTGCAACAAAAACTTTTTATCGTTGGGCACAAAAAATTATGACCGCTTATTATTCTGACAATTTAGATTTGTTATTGTTTAAAACCACAAAACCACAAAACCTTAATTATCAATATAGTTTAAATTCTCGCAAAAAAGTATGTGATTTATATTTTGATTACAAAAATATCAAAGCCGGTGGAATATGGTCTTTATTTAATAATTTAAAAATTGGTTTTCACGATACCAAAAATTCAGAAGTTCCTAAAAACATCAAAACTTTTTATCGCTGAATTAAATCTGACCCTCGTTGAAAAGAATTAAAACAACAAATCAAACAAACCAAACGCCATTTTAAGCGTTATGAAGTCTCTGAGATTGGTCTTTTACAAATGGATGCCAAAATTATTACCCCATCAAATTTTCCGGTTGATAAAAAATATTACATTTATGATTTCATTGACGAAATGACACGAATAGTATTTGGCTATGTTTATGATAGTTTAGGAACTAATAATGCGATTAATGCCGTGCAAAGAGCAATGAAAGATTTTAGTGAGCTTGGCATAACCATTAAACGCCTTCGTACTGATAATGCTCCAGAATTTACAACTACTAACTGAAGTAATAAGAAAGCATACAAAGTAAAAGAAAGGCCTTTTACAACCTTTCTTTCAAAAAATGGAATCATTCACGAGACGACGCCAATTCGTTCACCACAATCAAATGGTAAAATTGAACGATTCCATCAGCATTATACCAAGTTATTTTATTCTAATAACAAAAAACTAAACCAAAATGAACTTCAACATTATTTAAACAAATACTATTATTTTTATAACTTTGAACGCCCCCATTCATCATTAAACACTAAAACTCCATTTCAAACATTACAAAAATTTGTTTAAATTACGCTTGTATTTTTTAATTGAACAAGAAATTGAAATTTTTTATGTTAAAGCAACTACTTTTAAGATACTTAGTAAGTTTTTCATATTTTATTAAAATTAAATATTTGTATTTATGTATTTGTTGTAATACTTAAACGAAGATAATTTGTTATTTCAAGTCAAAATTTATCAATTTTTTCTTCTATTTTTTCAATTTTTAATTCGTTTTCTGAACTATTTTCATTTTCTAATTTATTATTTTTATCTTCAAGAATTTTAATTTTAGTTTTTAATCTTTCTACTTGAAAAGTAATATTTTCTTTCGACTTATTAACTTGATTAATATTAATATTATTAATTTCTTCTTTTATTTTATTATTTTTTTCAAAAAATTCTAATTCTTTTTTAGCTTTATCACAATTAATATTATTAATTTCTTCTTTTATTTTATTATCTTTTTTAATAAATTCTAATTGAACTTTTGAAATATCTGTTTGAGCATCTCAATATTTTACCTGAGCATCTTTAATTGCAATAGAATTAGCAATAGTTACTCCGGATAAAGCCGCATTTGTTGCACTATTTACAGCAGACGCGGTATTGCTTACAGCACCAGTAATATTATATGCAGCTTGACTTTTAGAATTAGGGGTATTAATAATGTGATTAACAACATCACCTGTGCTTACCGAGGGAGTGGGAGAAAGGTTAGGAAGGGTTTCGGTATTTATGCCAATAGATGAAGTAGTAATACCAATAGAATCAAGACCTAGAGCTCTTTTATTTCTACTTAATCTTTTTAGATTATTTGTCTGTAAATAATTAATTTCTTTTTTTGTTGGAGCTGGAGAGTTTCCAACAAGTCCGGTCATTCCGCTTCCGACGATGGTGATTGTCCCTAAGATTGATAATAATTTTTTCATATTAATTTAAGTCCTTTTCATGAATTTTCACTAATTAATAAAATTTACAACCTCTCTCTAAATAATTTATCTGTAATTTCTTTACCTTGGAATTTAATTATAAACTATTTTTTAAAACTTCCTTATAATTTTGTCGTTATTTATAAAAATTTTAAATAAAAAAATAAATCCATTCCTTTTTAAAAAACTTCTTGTACTTGTCATAAGTCTGTGGTATATTACAAATAAAGATAGTAATCATTATTTTTCATTAATTGCACAAAATAAAGCAGAAAACAGAAAACAATCACATGTTTATTTTCATAAGTTTAAAAATAGAGAATTAGTAAAATATGTACAACAAAAATTACTATTAGGTTGATCGCCTGAACAAATTTATGGCAGAATTAAAAATTTTCATAAAGAATGAATTATTAGTTTTAAAACA is drawn from Spiroplasma endosymbiont of Asaphidion curtum and contains these coding sequences:
- a CDS encoding integrase core domain-containing protein; this translates as MYMEETTLTKLIKKYFKGATKTFYRWAQKIMTAYYSDNLDLLLFKTTKPQNLNYQYSLNSRKKVCDLYFDYKNIKAGGIWSLFNNLKIGFHDTKNSEVPKNIKTFYRWIKSDPRWKELKQQIKQTKRHFKRYEVSEIGLLQMDAKIITPSNFPVDKKYYIYDFIDEMTRIVFGYVYDSLGTNNAINAVQRAMKDFSELGITIKRLRTDNAPEFTTTNWSNKKAYKVKERPFTTFLSKNGIIHETTPIRSPQSNGKIERFHQHYTKLFYSNNKKLNQNELQHYLNKYYYFYNFERPHSSLNTKTPFQTLQKFV